A genomic segment from Polyangium mundeleinium encodes:
- a CDS encoding efflux RND transporter periplasmic adaptor subunit, whose translation MANPGVHLDAGGQARNNVAERPDLNKALSRVEGRGKWLRWLIILVVLAGVVAGGMLYLQKTKPPPPARYVSAALTQGDVFETIQSTGQVKPVTEVQIGAQVSGRITKVHVDFNTHVKAGDLLAEIDTQLLGAEIDANAAQVAAANASVKRADANLETAKVRLERARKVFKEGVGSQADLDAAQGSYDIALADVAASKAQVAQLNATLRRSNTNLAFTKIYSPIEGVVINRAVDPGQTIAAGFQTPTLFVIAQDLRKMRVLADIDEADVGRLKEGMTADIRVDAFPGESFKGLVSQVRYSPVNQAGVVTYAAVIEVENPDIKLRPGMTATATIHSAEAKGIKRLPNAALRFKPSPPMTKEGKPIPQEPLPPLPAGKGRIYLLTNETQGAEQIEMREVDIGITDGVHTALRTDIGTLKVVTEETDEGAKGGRGGRRPF comes from the coding sequence ATGGCCAATCCGGGAGTGCACCTCGATGCGGGCGGACAGGCTCGGAACAACGTGGCCGAGCGGCCCGACCTGAACAAGGCGCTGTCCCGCGTCGAAGGCCGGGGGAAATGGCTCCGCTGGCTCATCATCCTGGTCGTCCTCGCAGGGGTCGTGGCGGGCGGGATGCTTTATCTGCAGAAGACGAAGCCGCCGCCGCCCGCGCGGTACGTGAGCGCGGCCCTCACGCAGGGCGATGTTTTCGAGACGATTCAGTCGACCGGGCAAGTCAAGCCGGTCACCGAGGTGCAGATCGGCGCGCAGGTCTCCGGGCGCATCACGAAGGTCCACGTCGATTTCAACACCCACGTGAAGGCCGGGGATCTGCTCGCGGAGATCGATACGCAGCTCCTCGGCGCCGAGATCGACGCAAACGCCGCGCAGGTGGCGGCGGCGAACGCGAGCGTCAAGCGGGCCGACGCGAACCTCGAGACGGCGAAGGTGCGGCTCGAACGAGCGCGCAAGGTGTTCAAGGAAGGCGTGGGATCACAGGCGGATCTCGACGCCGCGCAAGGCAGTTACGACATCGCGCTCGCCGACGTCGCGGCCTCCAAGGCGCAGGTCGCGCAGCTCAACGCCACGCTGCGGCGCTCGAATACGAACCTCGCCTTCACGAAGATCTATTCGCCCATCGAGGGCGTCGTGATCAACCGCGCGGTCGATCCCGGACAGACGATCGCCGCAGGTTTCCAGACGCCCACGCTCTTCGTGATCGCCCAGGACCTCCGCAAGATGCGCGTGCTCGCGGACATCGACGAGGCGGACGTGGGACGCTTGAAGGAAGGCATGACGGCCGACATCCGCGTCGATGCGTTCCCGGGCGAGTCGTTCAAGGGGCTCGTGAGCCAGGTGCGGTACAGCCCCGTGAACCAGGCGGGCGTCGTGACGTACGCCGCGGTGATCGAGGTCGAGAACCCCGACATCAAGCTGCGCCCCGGGATGACGGCGACGGCGACGATCCACTCGGCCGAGGCGAAGGGCATCAAGCGCCTGCCGAACGCGGCGCTGCGCTTCAAGCCCTCCCCGCCGATGACGAAGGAGGGCAAGCCGATCCCGCAAGAGCCGTTGCCGCCGCTGCCCGCAGGCAAAGGGCGCATCTATTTGCTCACCAACGAGACCCAGGGTGCCGAGCAGATCGAGATGCGCGAGGTGGACATCGGCATCACGGATGGCGTCCACACGGCGCTGCGCACGGACATCGGCACCTTAAAGGTCGTCACCGAAGAGACCGACGAAGGGGCCAAGGGCGGTCGCGGCGGTCGCAGGCCGTTCTAG
- a CDS encoding FKBP-type peptidyl-prolyl cis-trans isomerase codes for MSQPAIGPDTRVSLSYVLFDEDGDTVDRATEKEPLEYVHGYAQILPGLERAVEGMRAGERREIIVEAADAFGEHDDEGVFEVDKADFPDSEHVTPGDEFIAQAPDGESIAMRVVEVLPDAFVVDTNHPLAGQKIRFEVVVHHVRAASDEEIAEAQAELEERAHGDDEGGGCCDHDHDHDHDHGHDHGHAAEGGGHLVQLSRKR; via the coding sequence ATGTCCCAGCCTGCCATTGGCCCCGATACGCGCGTCTCGCTCTCGTACGTCCTCTTCGATGAGGACGGAGACACGGTCGATCGCGCCACCGAGAAAGAGCCACTCGAATACGTCCACGGTTACGCGCAGATCCTCCCGGGCCTCGAGCGGGCGGTCGAGGGCATGCGGGCGGGCGAGCGCCGCGAGATCATCGTCGAGGCAGCAGACGCTTTCGGCGAGCACGACGACGAGGGCGTCTTCGAGGTCGACAAGGCCGACTTCCCGGACAGCGAGCACGTGACGCCCGGCGACGAGTTCATCGCGCAGGCCCCCGACGGCGAATCCATCGCGATGCGCGTGGTCGAGGTGCTCCCGGACGCGTTCGTCGTGGACACGAACCACCCGCTCGCAGGGCAGAAGATTCGCTTCGAGGTCGTCGTGCACCACGTGCGCGCGGCGAGTGACGAGGAGATCGCGGAAGCGCAGGCCGAGCTCGAAGAGCGCGCCCACGGCGACGACGAAGGCGGCGGCTGCTGCGATCATGATCACGACCATGATCACGACCACGGCCATGATCATGGACACGCGGCCGAGGGCGGCGGACATCTCGTCCAGCTCTCGCGCAAGCGCTGA
- a CDS encoding DUF1844 domain-containing protein, with protein sequence MSSPDDRDAPPPGQLPKLDFSIFVMSIIGSAHVHLGDMPGPDGHSERSLDLAQQNIELLTLLEEKTKGNLTGEEERLLTQALDELRERLAEVSKET encoded by the coding sequence GTGAGCAGCCCGGACGATCGCGACGCGCCGCCTCCGGGGCAGCTCCCGAAGCTCGACTTCTCGATCTTCGTGATGTCCATCATCGGCTCGGCGCACGTCCATCTCGGCGACATGCCCGGCCCGGATGGGCACTCGGAGCGCAGCCTCGACCTCGCCCAGCAGAACATCGAGCTCCTCACGCTGCTCGAGGAGAAGACGAAGGGAAACCTCACGGGCGAGGAAGAGCGGCTCCTCACGCAGGCGCTCGACGAGTTGCGCGAGCGCCTCGCGGAGGTATCCAAAGAAACGTGA
- a CDS encoding S1C family serine protease, producing MSSRRPPLSLLVLISWLLVAASACGKGGGASSGSSPSGEGTSSLPPGAIALPSGTASTALPPALAQTAPSAPAIVTAEGTPISFAPLAKKADPAVATVKARVEKETSSGRRRAVSEGLGTAFVYDPEGFMLTNNHVIEDATDIVVGFVDGREMRATVVGRDKHTDIAVLRVDERGLPSLSLGDSDGIDVGDWVVAIGNPFGLSHTVSAGILSAKGRTRDDVKGLDPSGYFNFLQTDASINPGNSGGPLLNMRGEVVGINAAVRANANNIGFAIPINMVKQLLPMLLRDGKIRRSALGVFVDALNPIEAGRLRRPDRKGAWVQKVIAGGPADRAGLSPDDVIVAFDGKSVADPNELRWLASIAGVNKTVSLRIARLERVFDVRVTLSELEPIDDREEP from the coding sequence GTGAGCTCACGTCGTCCGCCGCTCTCGCTCCTCGTCCTGATCTCGTGGCTCCTCGTGGCCGCGTCGGCGTGCGGCAAGGGCGGCGGAGCGTCGAGTGGTTCGTCCCCGTCGGGCGAGGGCACGTCGTCGCTCCCGCCCGGCGCCATCGCGCTTCCGAGCGGCACGGCGTCCACGGCGCTGCCTCCGGCGCTCGCGCAAACCGCTCCCTCCGCGCCGGCGATCGTGACGGCAGAAGGCACGCCGATCTCCTTCGCGCCTCTCGCGAAGAAGGCGGATCCGGCCGTGGCGACGGTGAAAGCGCGCGTCGAGAAAGAGACCTCGTCGGGCCGCCGGCGTGCTGTCTCCGAGGGCCTCGGCACCGCGTTCGTCTATGACCCCGAGGGGTTCATGCTGACGAACAACCACGTCATCGAGGACGCGACGGACATCGTCGTCGGCTTCGTTGATGGCCGTGAAATGCGGGCGACGGTCGTCGGCCGGGACAAGCACACGGACATCGCGGTCTTGCGCGTCGACGAGCGAGGGCTTCCTTCGCTTTCGCTCGGCGACTCGGATGGGATCGACGTGGGCGACTGGGTCGTCGCCATCGGCAACCCGTTCGGCCTCTCGCATACGGTCTCTGCGGGCATCCTCTCGGCGAAGGGCCGCACGCGCGACGATGTCAAAGGCCTCGATCCCAGCGGTTACTTCAACTTCCTCCAGACGGACGCAAGCATCAACCCGGGCAACTCGGGCGGCCCGCTGCTCAACATGCGCGGCGAGGTCGTGGGCATCAACGCGGCCGTCCGCGCGAATGCGAACAACATCGGCTTCGCGATCCCGATCAACATGGTCAAGCAGCTCCTGCCCATGTTGCTGCGCGACGGGAAGATCCGGCGCAGCGCGCTCGGGGTCTTCGTCGACGCGCTGAACCCGATCGAGGCGGGACGCCTGCGCCGGCCGGATCGCAAGGGCGCGTGGGTGCAGAAGGTGATCGCGGGTGGGCCGGCCGATCGTGCTGGGCTCTCGCCCGACGACGTCATCGTCGCCTTCGACGGCAAGTCCGTCGCCGATCCGAACGAGCTGCGGTGGCTCGCGAGCATCGCGGGCGTCAACAAGACGGTGTCCTTACGGATCGCGCGTCTCGAGCGGGTCTTCGACGTCCGCGTAACGCTCAGCGAGCTCGAGCCGATCGACGACCGTGAGGAGCCTTGA
- a CDS encoding sigma-70 family RNA polymerase sigma factor produces MPPIPTPPDESLRPEPADPTDDQTEGALGLPDDLPDAPPLPEAAIGRLGRVNRSSQEASNKEARRREAEEDRELILRAQKGDQAAFRRLVERHQRRAFAIAMGLVRDENDARELVQDAFLRVYRNLNSFQGGSSFFTWLYRIVTNLAIDLMRKPGRRDAELVDGQAASEEPTEFPLVSRIDGADPIDVMRRREIASRIQDALDALPPYHRGVILMREVEGMSYEEMAVAMGVSKGTIMSRLFHARQKLQRALADCYAEEGRSRSGHTDEIPAEPEEAP; encoded by the coding sequence GTGCCCCCCATTCCCACGCCCCCGGACGAGTCCCTCCGGCCCGAGCCGGCCGACCCGACGGACGACCAGACTGAAGGCGCCCTGGGGCTGCCGGACGATCTCCCTGACGCCCCGCCGCTCCCCGAAGCCGCGATCGGCCGTCTCGGCCGCGTGAATAGGTCTTCGCAGGAGGCGTCCAACAAAGAGGCCCGAAGGCGGGAGGCAGAGGAAGATCGTGAGCTCATCCTTCGGGCACAGAAGGGGGACCAGGCGGCGTTCAGGCGGCTCGTGGAGCGCCACCAGCGCCGCGCCTTCGCGATTGCGATGGGTCTCGTCCGGGACGAGAACGACGCACGCGAGCTGGTTCAGGATGCTTTCTTGCGGGTCTACCGCAACCTCAACTCCTTCCAGGGTGGCTCGTCGTTTTTCACCTGGCTCTACCGGATCGTCACGAACCTCGCGATCGACCTCATGCGCAAGCCTGGGCGTCGGGACGCCGAGCTCGTCGACGGACAAGCCGCTTCGGAGGAGCCGACGGAGTTTCCGCTGGTCTCTCGCATCGATGGCGCCGACCCGATCGACGTCATGCGCCGCCGGGAGATCGCGAGCCGCATCCAGGATGCCCTCGATGCCCTGCCCCCCTACCACCGAGGCGTGATTCTGATGCGTGAGGTCGAAGGCATGTCGTACGAAGAAATGGCCGTTGCCATGGGCGTCTCGAAAGGGACGATCATGAGCCGGCTGTTCCACGCCCGGCAGAAGCTCCAGCGCGCGCTCGCGGATTGCTACGCGGAGGAAGGGCGTTCGCGAAGCGGCCATACGGACGAGATCCCAGCCGAGCCGGAGGAGGCGCCGTGA
- a CDS encoding anti-sigma factor family protein, whose amino-acid sequence MTTKTMNGEAHATRTKRPPTDLELMMYVDGELEGERLREVRQALSRDSALRNKVAALSLSASIVRENAESAATIDLTDGIMARIAADKSPTRDARDDAPAPLDAPLERKDAEVKPLLRPGLDKAAAKSPPLNDNSRGIFALAAIAVAAAAGLMIWGRMDVGTPHPQGAPVAAATTPAELPATPAPTTAEAARVADTDAQDGDAEPGVAVAAVDFGTKIGTIFYVPAEAATSNHTTTVVWLADDSAGGEQ is encoded by the coding sequence GTGACCACGAAGACGATGAACGGAGAAGCGCACGCGACGCGCACGAAGCGGCCGCCGACGGACCTCGAGCTGATGATGTACGTGGACGGCGAGCTCGAAGGCGAGCGGCTGCGCGAGGTTCGTCAGGCCCTTTCGCGTGACAGCGCACTGCGAAACAAGGTCGCCGCGCTCTCGCTCTCGGCCTCGATCGTCCGGGAGAACGCCGAGAGCGCTGCGACGATCGACCTGACCGACGGGATCATGGCCCGCATCGCGGCCGACAAGAGCCCGACGCGTGACGCGAGGGACGACGCGCCCGCGCCGCTCGACGCGCCGCTCGAGCGCAAGGACGCCGAGGTGAAACCGCTGCTTCGGCCGGGCCTCGACAAGGCGGCGGCGAAATCGCCCCCGTTGAACGACAACTCGCGCGGGATCTTCGCGCTCGCGGCGATCGCGGTCGCGGCGGCGGCGGGCCTCATGATCTGGGGGCGCATGGATGTCGGTACGCCGCATCCGCAAGGTGCGCCGGTGGCCGCAGCCACCACGCCCGCGGAGCTGCCCGCGACGCCGGCCCCGACGACTGCGGAGGCGGCGCGTGTGGCCGACACGGATGCGCAGGACGGTGATGCCGAGCCGGGCGTGGCCGTCGCAGCCGTCGACTTTGGCACCAAAATCGGCACGATCTTTTACGTGCCGGCGGAGGCTGCCACGTCGAACCACACCACCACCGTCGTGTGGCTGGCCGACGATTCCGCTGGAGGAGAACAATGA
- a CDS encoding M23 family metallopeptidase translates to MLPRSSFFAPLLVAGSLLLSACGGSAPPPNMPRYAPGTVLYRLPVVGQWRVYRTHYGANNDQAYALDLVIDDNMPKSQRNEDHPSYNQPIVADAPGVVVVAVDGVPDNVPGRANKYDMHGNFVVLDHQNGEYSLFAHFIPGTVRVRKGMFVPAGTELGRCGNSGHSFAPHLHWQIMTDADASSARGVPPRYTPYERNGAMSVELPQKGDRLLAK, encoded by the coding sequence ATGCTCCCCCGCTCGTCTTTCTTCGCCCCCCTCCTCGTCGCCGGAAGCCTCCTGCTCTCCGCCTGCGGCGGAAGCGCTCCTCCTCCGAACATGCCGCGTTATGCACCCGGGACGGTGCTCTACCGGCTCCCCGTCGTCGGCCAGTGGCGCGTTTACCGCACGCACTACGGCGCGAACAACGACCAGGCCTACGCGCTCGATCTCGTGATCGACGACAACATGCCGAAGTCGCAGCGCAACGAGGACCATCCCTCGTACAACCAGCCCATCGTGGCCGACGCGCCCGGCGTCGTGGTGGTCGCGGTCGACGGCGTCCCCGACAACGTCCCGGGGCGCGCGAACAAGTACGATATGCACGGCAACTTCGTCGTGCTCGATCATCAGAACGGCGAGTACTCGCTCTTCGCGCACTTCATCCCGGGCACTGTGCGCGTGCGCAAAGGCATGTTCGTCCCGGCCGGCACCGAGCTCGGTCGATGTGGCAACTCAGGGCACTCGTTCGCGCCGCACCTGCACTGGCAGATCATGACGGACGCGGACGCGAGTTCCGCGCGCGGCGTCCCGCCTCGGTACACGCCCTACGAGCGCAACGGCGCAATGTCGGTCGAGCTCCCGCAGAAGGGCGATCGCCTCCTCGCGAAGTAG
- a CDS encoding sensor histidine kinase, whose amino-acid sequence MRRDLPVEWLDALLVASCEIPPAASAEEAATSLVAAAFEALPDAAIGVCVPGGSEGQVVVRRGARSEGAESPDPTRLFPEYAFERVVVINADEGSTLHLASDDEARFAGTGSMDAFVDRLALALAAALRNARMHRAARAHGTEVKELEAQVIQAGKLASLGQIAAGIVHELNNPLTSIVAYSDYLHKKALRTEADPADVERLARINEAAERILRFSRDLMAYSRPTASVPAPVAIHDTIERALVFCDHVLGEMHVEVERQFGDVRLVRGVAGQLAQVFVNLFTNAAHAMREQGGRLIIKTAMSDVGDAVRITIQDEGHGIDAAHLEKIFEPFFTTKTDGTGSGLGLSIVRNIVASHGGKIRAHAHVEKGTVFELDLPLAASPSEPPQR is encoded by the coding sequence ATGCGCCGCGATCTCCCTGTGGAGTGGCTCGACGCTCTGCTCGTCGCCTCCTGCGAAATCCCACCCGCCGCGAGCGCGGAGGAAGCAGCCACGTCGCTCGTCGCCGCAGCATTCGAAGCGCTGCCCGACGCGGCGATCGGCGTCTGCGTGCCGGGCGGTAGCGAAGGGCAGGTCGTCGTGCGCCGAGGCGCGCGCAGCGAAGGCGCGGAATCCCCCGATCCGACGCGGCTCTTCCCCGAGTACGCGTTCGAGCGTGTCGTCGTCATCAACGCCGACGAGGGCTCGACGTTGCACCTCGCCTCCGACGACGAAGCGCGCTTCGCCGGTACGGGCTCGATGGATGCGTTCGTCGATCGCCTCGCGCTCGCGCTCGCCGCAGCTCTCCGCAACGCGCGCATGCATCGCGCGGCGCGCGCGCATGGCACCGAGGTGAAGGAGCTCGAAGCCCAGGTCATCCAGGCTGGCAAGCTCGCCTCGCTCGGCCAGATCGCCGCCGGCATCGTGCACGAGCTCAACAACCCGCTCACGTCGATCGTCGCGTACTCGGACTACCTCCACAAAAAAGCTCTGCGCACGGAGGCGGATCCCGCCGACGTCGAGCGCCTCGCGCGCATCAACGAAGCCGCCGAGCGCATCCTGCGTTTCTCGCGCGACCTCATGGCGTACTCGCGCCCCACCGCGTCCGTGCCCGCGCCCGTCGCCATCCACGACACGATCGAGCGCGCGCTCGTGTTCTGTGATCACGTGCTCGGCGAGATGCACGTCGAGGTCGAGCGCCAGTTCGGCGACGTGCGCCTCGTTCGTGGCGTCGCCGGTCAGCTCGCGCAGGTCTTCGTCAACCTCTTCACGAACGCCGCGCACGCGATGCGAGAGCAGGGCGGACGCCTGATCATCAAGACCGCGATGTCCGATGTCGGCGACGCGGTACGCATCACGATCCAGGACGAAGGCCACGGCATCGACGCCGCGCACCTCGAGAAGATCTTCGAGCCGTTCTTCACGACGAAGACCGACGGCACGGGCTCGGGCCTCGGGCTCAGCATCGTGCGGAACATCGTCGCGTCGCACGGTGGCAAGATCCGCGCACACGCCCACGTGGAGAAGGGCACGGTCTTCGAGCTCGATCTTCCGCTCGCCGCATCTCCGAGCGAGCCGCCGCAGCGCTGA
- a CDS encoding PAS domain S-box protein, producing MLPALPVLVVDDDAVSRHVLTQALAGAGIPVATAASGTEALAWLAERDASLVLLDLVMAPPDGFEVLRHLREDTRIGDVPVVVLTALDTDGDITRAFDAGADDFVRKPFRPAELLARIRGQLRMREYVDALWRRERDARVVLELTQALSSTLDFRDILFTVVRRIAEVARVDRCSIVLVGDNVDTGYVVAASDDRELRDLPIVLDKYPEIRRTLETGEVLVIEDAATHPLFEVVRADLPQNSFRSLALVPIVYDDKPMGVLFLRARQPGTMRDHELSLARTVANATAIALRNAKILQSLRDQTQEINVARFEAERRLAALERYADFFHSAADGIVVVDVDGRILFSNARAREITGLSEEQLAASRLADVVDPKDLPTLNRIRRSFKRNIFPHMVDITIRRSSEIACERRIISVSSSSVLREDGGAILVSLRDVTDDRAIAAELKKTKEFLERVIESSVDAIISADNEGVIRLFNRAAERIYGYRANEVIGEMNVRDLYVPNRASQIMRLIKSPEHGGPGRLEGYRTEALAKDGTLIPVLLSAALIVEDDRPDGSVGLFTDLRERLRMEAKLTKAQDELRAREKQALIAELAGAAAHELNQPLTSVLGYAELINRRAEDPASVRSAASTILGEAERMAEIVRKIGKITRYETKAYVGAAKIIDLDRSSEEDPNRALG from the coding sequence GTGCTCCCCGCGCTCCCCGTGCTCGTCGTCGACGACGACGCCGTCAGCCGACACGTGCTGACGCAGGCGCTCGCGGGCGCCGGCATCCCCGTGGCCACGGCGGCGTCCGGCACCGAGGCCCTCGCGTGGCTCGCCGAGCGAGACGCATCGCTCGTCCTGCTCGACCTCGTCATGGCTCCGCCCGACGGCTTCGAGGTGCTTCGTCACCTGCGCGAAGACACGCGCATCGGCGACGTCCCGGTCGTGGTGCTGACGGCGCTCGACACGGACGGCGACATCACACGCGCCTTCGACGCAGGCGCCGACGACTTCGTTCGAAAGCCGTTCCGCCCGGCAGAGCTCCTCGCGCGCATCCGCGGCCAGCTTCGCATGCGTGAGTACGTCGACGCGCTCTGGCGTCGTGAGCGAGACGCGCGTGTCGTCCTGGAGCTCACGCAGGCGCTCTCGTCGACGCTCGACTTCCGCGACATCCTCTTCACGGTCGTACGTCGCATCGCCGAAGTGGCGCGGGTCGATCGATGCAGCATCGTGCTCGTCGGCGACAACGTCGACACGGGGTACGTCGTGGCCGCGAGCGACGATCGGGAGCTGCGCGATCTGCCCATCGTCCTCGACAAGTACCCGGAGATCCGGCGGACCCTCGAGACGGGTGAGGTCCTCGTGATCGAGGACGCTGCGACGCACCCACTCTTCGAGGTCGTGCGCGCGGATCTGCCGCAAAACTCCTTCCGCTCGCTCGCGCTCGTCCCGATCGTGTACGACGACAAACCCATGGGCGTGCTCTTCCTGCGCGCGCGGCAGCCGGGGACGATGCGTGATCACGAGCTCTCGCTCGCGCGCACGGTGGCGAACGCGACGGCCATCGCGCTGCGCAACGCGAAGATCCTGCAGTCGCTCCGCGATCAGACGCAGGAGATCAACGTCGCCCGCTTCGAGGCCGAGCGCCGCCTCGCCGCGCTCGAACGGTATGCCGACTTCTTCCACTCGGCCGCTGATGGCATCGTGGTCGTCGACGTGGACGGCCGAATCCTCTTCTCGAACGCGCGCGCGAGAGAGATCACGGGGCTCTCGGAGGAGCAGCTCGCCGCGAGCCGCCTCGCCGACGTCGTCGATCCGAAGGACCTCCCGACGCTCAACCGCATTCGCAGGAGCTTCAAGCGCAACATCTTCCCGCACATGGTCGACATCACGATCCGCCGTTCGAGCGAGATCGCCTGCGAGCGTCGCATCATCAGCGTGAGTTCGAGCTCGGTGCTGCGCGAGGACGGCGGCGCGATCCTCGTGAGCCTGCGCGACGTGACCGATGATCGCGCGATCGCCGCCGAGCTGAAGAAGACGAAGGAATTTTTGGAGCGCGTCATCGAGAGCTCGGTCGACGCGATCATCTCGGCCGACAACGAGGGCGTGATTCGCCTCTTCAATCGCGCCGCGGAGCGCATCTACGGCTACCGCGCGAATGAGGTGATAGGCGAGATGAACGTGCGCGACCTTTACGTGCCGAACCGCGCCTCGCAGATCATGCGGCTCATCAAATCACCGGAGCACGGAGGCCCGGGGAGGCTCGAAGGCTACCGGACGGAAGCGCTCGCGAAGGACGGCACGCTGATCCCGGTGCTCCTCTCGGCCGCGCTGATCGTCGAGGACGATCGGCCCGACGGCTCCGTTGGTCTCTTCACGGACCTTCGCGAGCGACTGCGCATGGAGGCGAAGTTGACGAAGGCGCAAGATGAGCTCCGTGCCCGCGAAAAACAGGCGCTCATCGCGGAGCTCGCGGGCGCGGCCGCGCACGAGCTGAACCAGCCGCTCACGAGCGTGCTCGGCTACGCAGAGCTCATCAACCGGAGGGCGGAGGACCCGGCGTCCGTCCGCTCCGCAGCGTCGACGATCCTCGGGGAGGCGGAACGAATGGCCGAGATCGTCCGGAAGATCGGCAAGATCACGCGCTACGAAACCAAGGCGTACGTGGGGGCAGCGAAGATCATCGACCTGGACCGGTCCAGCGAAGAGGACCCCAACCGAGCGCTCGGGTGA
- the ruvB gene encoding Holliday junction branch migration DNA helicase RuvB gives MSERVISPASTADDDRFDRLFRPDSLDEYVGQDKHRQNLKVFVEAAKRRREPVDHTLFCGPPGLGKTTLAHIVAREMGVNLHATSGPAIEHKGALAGLLTKLEARDVLFIDEIHRLTPAVEESLYPAIEAFKIDIMTGDGPYATTIQLALKPFTLIGATTRTGLLTAPLLSRFGYVVRLDFYPVEDLQRIITRSARLIEVPIDDAGAHELAARARGTPRVANRLLRRARDFAEILGTGRITAKIASITAERLEIDAAGLDEMDRRLLMVIIDHYDGGPVGIDTIAAALSEPRDTIEDVYEPYLLQQGFLGRTPRGRIATRKAYEHLGKPMPVKGTPQGDLFS, from the coding sequence ATGTCCGAGCGCGTGATCTCTCCGGCGTCCACCGCGGACGACGACCGCTTCGATCGGCTCTTCCGGCCGGACTCGCTCGACGAGTACGTCGGGCAGGACAAGCACCGGCAGAACCTCAAGGTCTTCGTCGAGGCCGCGAAACGTCGGCGTGAGCCGGTCGATCACACCCTCTTCTGCGGCCCGCCTGGCCTCGGCAAGACGACGCTCGCGCACATCGTGGCGCGCGAGATGGGCGTGAACCTGCACGCCACGAGCGGCCCGGCCATCGAGCACAAGGGCGCGCTCGCTGGCCTGCTCACGAAGCTCGAAGCGCGCGACGTGCTCTTCATCGACGAGATCCATCGGCTCACGCCGGCCGTCGAGGAGAGCCTCTACCCTGCGATCGAGGCGTTCAAGATCGACATCATGACGGGCGACGGCCCGTACGCGACGACGATCCAGCTCGCGCTCAAGCCTTTCACGCTGATCGGCGCGACGACCCGCACGGGCCTGCTCACGGCGCCGCTGCTCTCGCGTTTCGGCTACGTCGTGCGCCTCGACTTCTACCCCGTCGAGGATCTCCAGCGCATCATCACGCGGAGCGCGCGGCTCATCGAGGTGCCCATCGACGACGCCGGCGCCCATGAGCTCGCCGCGCGCGCCCGCGGCACGCCGCGCGTGGCGAACCGCCTCTTGCGCCGCGCGCGCGACTTCGCCGAGATCCTCGGCACGGGCCGCATCACCGCGAAGATCGCCAGCATCACCGCCGAGCGCCTGGAGATCGACGCCGCCGGCCTCGACGAGATGGATCGGCGCCTGCTCATGGTGATCATCGATCACTACGACGGAGGCCCTGTCGGCATCGACACGATCGCCGCCGCGCTGAGCGAGCCGCGCGACACGATCGAGGACGTCTACGAGCCTTACCTCCTCCAGCAGGGTTTCCTCGGCCGCACGCCGCGCGGGCGTATCGCCACGCGAAAGGCCTACGAGCACCTGGGCAAGCCGATGCCCGTGAAGGGAACACCCCAGGGCGATCTGTTCTCCTGA